In the Candidatus Methanoperedens sp. genome, one interval contains:
- a CDS encoding ZPR1 zinc finger domain-containing protein, which translates to MNSEPIHPLTVTRSVCPLCHKELLTNWVPNNIPFFGEVMHITSLCECGFRYSDTLILAQSKPVRYELKIKNQDDLDARVVRSTSGTIRIPELGVNIEPGPASESFVSNIEGVLDRVEEILGMVTRWDEKEKTERALELLSILEKIKAGNYEITVIIDDPLGNSAIIAKNARSRELTDEETTHIKTGMIIFEK; encoded by the coding sequence GTGAACTCTGAACCAATTCACCCATTAACTGTTACCAGAAGCGTTTGCCCGCTCTGTCATAAGGAACTCCTGACAAACTGGGTTCCGAATAATATTCCTTTTTTCGGGGAAGTGATGCATATTACTTCCCTGTGTGAATGCGGATTCCGATATTCGGATACTTTAATACTGGCACAGAGTAAGCCTGTGCGTTACGAATTGAAAATAAAAAACCAGGACGACCTTGACGCGCGGGTGGTGCGTTCCACGTCAGGGACGATAAGGATTCCTGAACTCGGTGTAAACATAGAGCCTGGCCCCGCCTCTGAATCTTTTGTCTCTAATATCGAAGGCGTGCTTGACAGGGTTGAAGAAATACTTGGAATGGTGACACGCTGGGACGAGAAAGAAAAAACAGAGCGCGCACTGGAACTTCTCTCGATTTTGGAAAAAATTAAGGCAGGTAATTATGAGATAACCGTTATCATCGATGATCCTCTTGGAAACAGCGCCATAATTGCAAAAAATGCCAGGAGCAGGGAACTTACTGACGAGGAGACAACTCATATTAAAACCGGCATGATAATTTTTGAGAAATAA
- a CDS encoding TOBE domain-containing protein, translating into MKRTQAKTKLWLVNRKDEPIMGEGKAALLESIKKEGSLNKACKKVKISYKHAWLLLKEIEESVGEPVIIKKRGGKAQGTFLTEKAINLLDEYSIYQNILAQTVYDKTFWEVIGLKISARNQMKGKVIEVEKEGLIAKVKIAVEPATITAVITKEAVEALNLKKDDKVTAVVKATEVMIGKE; encoded by the coding sequence ATGAAGCGAACGCAGGCTAAAACAAAACTGTGGCTTGTAAACAGGAAAGATGAGCCGATCATGGGGGAGGGAAAGGCAGCCCTCCTGGAAAGCATCAAAAAGGAGGGTTCGCTCAATAAAGCATGTAAGAAAGTTAAAATTTCATACAAGCATGCCTGGCTCCTGCTGAAGGAAATCGAAGAGAGCGTGGGTGAGCCTGTAATAATAAAAAAACGCGGTGGGAAAGCCCAGGGCACATTCCTGACCGAAAAAGCGATAAACCTGCTCGATGAATACAGTATATATCAAAACATTCTTGCGCAGACAGTTTATGACAAAACATTCTGGGAGGTGATTGGGTTGAAAATATCTGCAAGGAACCAGATGAAGGGCAAGGTAATCGAGGTTGAGAAGGAAGGTCTAATTGCAAAAGTTAAAATTGCAGTCGAACCAGCAACGATAACGGCTGTCATCACAAAAGAAGCTGTTGAGGCTTTAAATCTCAAAAAAGATGATAAAGTGACGGCAGTGGTAAAGGCAACAGAAGTGATGATCGGGAAAGAATAA
- the sepF gene encoding cell division protein SepF, protein MAAKFLDKFLGSGKKVKSEAEDYQELDLSEFEEGFKGEPTGTYIRIAELSGLDMMPELKKQVYNGNILMIDVSPARKDKLVFDRAIKDLKQVVNDVHGDIAMIKEDQVIVTPRGVRIDRQKLK, encoded by the coding sequence ATGGCTGCAAAATTTTTAGATAAGTTCCTTGGAAGCGGGAAAAAGGTAAAATCAGAGGCAGAAGATTATCAAGAACTTGATTTATCAGAATTCGAAGAGGGTTTTAAGGGTGAGCCTACAGGCACTTATATCCGCATAGCAGAGCTTTCAGGGCTCGACATGATGCCTGAATTAAAGAAACAGGTTTATAATGGGAATATACTTATGATCGATGTCTCACCTGCAAGAAAGGATAAACTGGTTTTCGACAGGGCGATTAAAGACTTAAAGCAGGTAGTTAACGATGTCCACGGCGACATTGCAATGATAAAAGAAGACCAGGTCATCGTGACCCCGCGCGGAGTGCGCATTGATAGACAAAAATTAAAGTGA
- a CDS encoding phosphate ABC transporter ATP-binding protein: MAEELIRIKNLCKSFGSKEVLKNVNLVINRAEIFALIGPSGAGKTTLLRILNLFEKPKSGGIVFEGILLNGDHDGKKVRKKMSLLFQTPAVFNISVFDNVAYGLKVRGMDKRIIEKKVSSALDIVGLSGMEKQIARTLSGGEAQRMAFARAIVYDPEILLLDEPTANLDPSNVAKIEEIIKHIRNDLGTTIVIATHNIPQVKRIADRVGILLNGELIEVNSIEGIFMAPADKRSAAFLKGEMVY; the protein is encoded by the coding sequence ATGGCTGAGGAATTAATCAGGATAAAGAACCTCTGCAAATCCTTTGGAAGCAAGGAAGTATTGAAAAACGTAAACCTTGTGATTAACCGGGCTGAGATATTCGCCTTGATCGGACCGAGCGGCGCGGGCAAGACAACTCTTCTTCGGATATTGAACCTTTTTGAAAAACCCAAAAGTGGAGGGATTGTGTTTGAAGGAATATTGTTAAATGGCGACCATGACGGAAAAAAAGTTCGGAAAAAGATGTCGCTGCTTTTCCAGACCCCTGCTGTTTTTAATATTTCGGTTTTTGATAATGTGGCTTATGGTCTTAAGGTACGTGGAATGGATAAAAGGATAATAGAAAAAAAGGTCAGCAGCGCCCTGGATATAGTGGGGCTTTCTGGCATGGAAAAGCAAATAGCCCGGACGCTTTCGGGAGGTGAGGCGCAGCGCATGGCATTTGCGAGGGCGATAGTGTACGACCCGGAGATACTTCTTCTTGACGAGCCCACTGCGAATCTTGACCCATCTAACGTGGCAAAGATAGAGGAAATAATCAAGCACATAAGAAACGATCTCGGAACCACCATTGTTATTGCAACGCATAACATACCGCAGGTAAAGCGCATCGCCGATAGAGTGGGCATCCTGTTGAACGGGGAATTGATTGAAGTTAATAGCATTGAAGGGATTTTTATGGCGCCAGCGGATAAGAGGTCGGCGGCGTTTTTGAAGGGGGAGATGGTATATTAA
- a CDS encoding substrate-binding domain-containing protein, with product MKKMFTKIILVSVLLAIFAGCVQQAPTGNTTSTASAPQELRLATTTSTCDTGLLDVLNKKFEDENNIRILTVCEGTGKAVATGELGAADVVMVHAVQLELQAVANGSFINRSYMMYNYFVIIGPENDPAGIRNATNATDAFRRIAATQSPFISRGDESGTNIMELSIWKAANITPAGTWYQSVGKGMGDTIITADIKGGYTLSDRGTYLAMKDKIKLVILFESDQAFLFNPYHVMAVNPAMFPNVKYDLAMKYINYVTSPQGQDIIRNYGKDKYGEGLFVPSTGIKE from the coding sequence ATGAAAAAAATGTTTACAAAGATAATATTAGTTTCAGTTTTGCTCGCAATATTTGCAGGCTGCGTACAGCAGGCGCCGACTGGAAATACAACATCAACGGCATCCGCTCCACAGGAATTACGTCTTGCCACTACCACTTCCACCTGCGATACGGGATTGCTCGATGTGCTGAACAAAAAGTTCGAAGATGAAAATAATATCAGGATATTAACCGTATGTGAAGGGACAGGGAAGGCTGTCGCAACCGGAGAACTCGGAGCTGCAGACGTTGTGATGGTGCACGCAGTCCAACTGGAATTACAGGCTGTTGCCAACGGGAGTTTCATAAACCGAAGTTACATGATGTACAATTACTTCGTCATCATCGGACCTGAGAACGACCCTGCGGGAATAAGGAATGCAACAAATGCCACGGATGCATTCAGGAGAATCGCTGCCACGCAGTCCCCTTTTATTTCAAGGGGGGATGAATCAGGAACGAATATAATGGAATTATCAATCTGGAAAGCCGCAAACATCACGCCTGCTGGAACATGGTATCAATCGGTGGGCAAAGGTATGGGCGATACCATAATAACTGCCGACATTAAGGGCGGCTATACACTCTCTGACCGGGGAACATACCTTGCGATGAAAGACAAAATAAAGCTCGTGATTCTTTTTGAATCCGACCAGGCGTTTCTTTTCAATCCATATCACGTCATGGCTGTGAACCCTGCCATGTTCCCGAACGTGAAATACGACCTTGCAATGAAATACATTAACTATGTGACATCTCCGCAGGGACAGGACATCATAAGGAATTATGGCAAGGACAAATACGGGGAAGGGCTTTTCGTGCCGTCCACAGGTATTAAGGAGTAA
- a CDS encoding U32 family peptidase, with the protein MKLFVPSPGHINSLKELLKAKDKIYSIFMAGSPDYIGTGRSNLASPQLEDIAAQTEYAHKNGVKMELVLNSSCMGGRQLTPEGYRINHWYIEKLVDMGVDSIVVADPYLVETISRDFDVDVVVSVLAFVDSPQKAEFYVDLGAKSIVVDSNVNRHFDVLHAIRDSVDCELKLLVNEGCLYRCPFRYAHFNFFSHAFGPEPRPNVLDDYYYYKCLELRIASPELIIKSPWIRPEDIKHYKDITDVFKIGGRTHFVEWILNCVNAYHNESYDGNLMDLLDCPKDLKDLFYIPNKSLDGILEQQWKNCKKVCKKCGYCKALTKKVTQVYTKGGTEFETLAPWETFAVKA; encoded by the coding sequence ATGAAACTTTTTGTCCCTTCCCCAGGACACATCAACAGCCTTAAAGAATTGTTGAAAGCAAAAGATAAGATATACTCCATTTTCATGGCAGGCTCTCCGGATTATATAGGCACAGGAAGAAGCAACCTGGCTTCGCCTCAACTGGAGGATATCGCGGCGCAGACAGAGTATGCCCATAAGAACGGCGTAAAGATGGAGCTTGTTCTGAATTCAAGCTGCATGGGAGGGCGGCAGCTCACACCAGAAGGCTACAGGATAAACCACTGGTATATTGAGAAACTGGTGGATATGGGCGTTGACTCAATCGTGGTCGCAGACCCCTATCTTGTTGAAACAATCTCAAGGGATTTCGATGTTGACGTTGTAGTCTCGGTGCTTGCTTTCGTGGATTCGCCGCAGAAAGCGGAATTTTATGTGGACCTGGGCGCAAAATCGATAGTTGTAGACTCAAACGTTAACAGGCATTTTGATGTGCTCCATGCCATAAGGGATTCGGTGGACTGCGAATTAAAGCTGCTGGTGAATGAGGGATGCCTTTACCGCTGCCCTTTCAGGTATGCCCATTTTAACTTTTTCTCCCACGCCTTCGGACCCGAGCCCAGACCAAACGTGCTGGATGACTACTATTACTATAAATGCCTGGAATTGAGGATTGCCAGCCCTGAACTGATTATCAAATCTCCCTGGATAAGACCTGAGGACATCAAGCATTATAAGGATATTACAGACGTTTTCAAGATAGGGGGAAGGACTCATTTTGTGGAGTGGATCCTGAACTGCGTGAACGCATACCATAATGAAAGCTACGATGGGAATCTCATGGACCTCCTCGACTGCCCCAAGGATCTGAAGGACTTATTCTATATACCCAATAAAAGCCTCGACGGCATTTTAGAGCAGCAGTGGAAGAACTGTAAGAAAGTATGCAAGAAATGCGGGTATTGCAAAGCACTTACAAAAAAGGTTACGCAGGTTTATACGAAGGGCGGGACTGAGTTTGAGACCCTTGCGCCCTGGGAAACATTTGCGGTGAAAGCATGA
- a CDS encoding sulfurtransferase TusA family protein, which produces MGSIDLRGKVCPFVLFYAKKRLETTQSGEKLEIVTDDPTAKETISGWCGTHHHEILEIDESGGQIKIVIKKH; this is translated from the coding sequence ATGGGAAGTATTGATCTCAGAGGTAAAGTATGTCCCTTTGTTTTATTTTATGCAAAGAAAAGACTCGAAACCACACAATCAGGTGAAAAACTGGAAATCGTAACCGACGACCCAACCGCAAAGGAGACCATATCGGGCTGGTGCGGCACACACCACCATGAAATACTGGAAATAGATGAATCCGGCGGTCAGATAAAAATCGTGATTAAAAAACATTAA
- the mch gene encoding methenyltetrahydromethanopterin cyclohydrolase, giving the protein MLSVNEKAMEIAEEMMDWSDELKVKAFELKNGGKIIDCGINVEGGYEAGLLFTEICMGGFGAASISVHKISEIPLAFIDITTDHPAIACLGAQKAGWRVSVDKYFAMGSGPARALALKPKKTYERIKYEDDCEHAVIALESNQLPDEKVIENIAEACHVEPENVVALVAPTASIVGSVQVSGRVVETAIFKLNELGYDTTKIVSGTGCAPIAPVVKDDLKAMGSTNDSVIYYGSVFLTIKGFEEEKFKMVPSVTSKDYGKPFYKTFKDAGYDFFKIDANVFAPAEITVNDLETGKTYHTGHLNGEVILESYGISGI; this is encoded by the coding sequence TTGTTAAGTGTTAACGAAAAGGCAATGGAAATCGCGGAAGAAATGATGGACTGGTCGGATGAGTTAAAAGTAAAAGCTTTTGAACTCAAGAACGGAGGCAAGATAATAGACTGCGGGATAAATGTGGAGGGGGGTTATGAAGCGGGTCTTTTATTTACAGAAATCTGCATGGGAGGATTTGGCGCTGCTTCGATATCTGTGCACAAGATAAGCGAAATACCTCTTGCGTTCATAGACATCACAACAGACCATCCTGCAATAGCCTGTCTTGGCGCCCAGAAAGCAGGATGGAGAGTGAGCGTGGACAAGTACTTTGCCATGGGCTCAGGACCTGCGAGGGCGCTTGCGCTCAAGCCCAAGAAAACCTACGAGCGCATAAAATACGAGGATGATTGCGAGCATGCTGTCATCGCTCTTGAATCAAACCAGCTCCCTGATGAGAAGGTGATCGAGAACATTGCGGAGGCATGCCATGTGGAGCCTGAGAACGTGGTAGCCCTGGTGGCGCCAACCGCAAGTATCGTTGGCTCTGTGCAGGTTTCAGGGCGAGTTGTAGAAACGGCGATATTCAAACTCAACGAACTGGGCTACGATACCACGAAGATAGTGAGCGGCACCGGATGTGCGCCGATTGCGCCTGTGGTGAAGGATGACCTGAAAGCCATGGGCAGCACCAACGACAGCGTGATATACTACGGCTCGGTATTTTTAACGATTAAAGGATTCGAGGAGGAGAAGTTCAAGATGGTGCCTTCAGTCACTTCGAAGGATTACGGCAAGCCTTTTTACAAGACGTTCAAGGATGCAGGGTATGATTTCTTCAAGATAGATGCCAATGTGTTTGCGCCTGCTGAGATTACGGTGAACGATCTTGAGACCGGGAAGACGTATCATACTGGGCATCTGAACGGCGAGGTTATACTGGAGTCGTATGGGATAAGCGGGATATAA
- a CDS encoding TMEM165/GDT1 family protein — MDITPLLTTFGLIALAEFGDKTQLTVIALSAGYDRVKVFTGVVLAFALVTGLGVMVGEGLLRIVPETLIKIIAGIMFVAFGIWMLLSKTNCENNNTSPLGNPLLSTFSMIALAEMGDKTQLSAITLSAKYNSPYLVFLGAVLALASISLLGILLGKKLCEVMPPSKIKLGAGAMFIIFGILFLAGL; from the coding sequence ATGGACATAACCCCGCTTTTAACAACCTTCGGGCTCATCGCGCTTGCCGAATTTGGCGATAAGACGCAGCTTACTGTGATTGCATTATCAGCAGGATACGACAGGGTCAAAGTTTTCACGGGCGTTGTACTTGCCTTTGCTCTTGTAACAGGGCTTGGGGTAATGGTGGGCGAGGGATTGTTACGAATAGTTCCTGAAACATTGATTAAGATTATAGCAGGTATCATGTTTGTGGCTTTTGGAATCTGGATGCTGTTATCAAAAACGAACTGCGAGAATAATAATACCTCCCCGCTGGGTAATCCGCTGCTTTCGACTTTCAGCATGATAGCTCTGGCAGAGATGGGGGACAAGACCCAGCTCTCTGCCATTACGCTGTCAGCAAAATACAATTCACCATATCTGGTATTTCTTGGAGCTGTCCTTGCCCTTGCCTCGATAAGCCTGCTCGGTATACTTCTAGGCAAAAAGCTGTGCGAAGTGATGCCGCCCTCAAAAATCAAACTGGGCGCAGGCGCAATGTTTATAATCTTTGGAATATTGTTTCTGGCCGGGCTTTAA
- a CDS encoding DUF5402 family protein — protein sequence MSTAGLLKNRAEFEDKIRKLIGRPVLLIELDMFALPCGCSGITANMRGLEVDDLEVFEPQILPYLKEMSANLDVKPSVIFARLVPGSSIVASLNWRTLCNRCYPEFARGEGKTPRPDLYLLQFERRK from the coding sequence ATGAGCACTGCCGGGCTTCTAAAAAACAGGGCTGAATTTGAGGATAAAATCAGGAAACTGATAGGTAGACCCGTACTTTTGATTGAGCTTGATATGTTCGCCCTGCCCTGCGGATGCTCAGGGATAACCGCAAACATGAGGGGGCTTGAGGTGGACGACCTTGAGGTGTTCGAGCCGCAAATTCTGCCTTACCTCAAGGAAATGTCAGCAAACCTTGATGTCAAGCCCTCGGTGATATTTGCGCGGCTTGTGCCAGGGAGTTCTATCGTGGCTTCGCTCAACTGGCGCACGCTTTGTAATAGATGCTATCCAGAGTTTGCAAGAGGAGAGGGGAAGACGCCGAGACCGGATTTGTATTTATTGCAGTTTGAGAGGAGAAAGTAA
- the wrbA gene encoding NAD(P)H:quinone oxidoreductase — MAKNKMNILVVFYSMTGNVAKLAKAVAEGARSVRDTEVRIRQVEELVPREKWNDVMKKVKEELEEIPIATMDDLDWADGIAFGTPTRYGNMSAQMKQYIDQTGGLWLKGALENKVAGIFTSTSTQHGGQETTIITSMVPLFHLGMIIVGIPYSEQRLFAMDPVSGGSPYGASSVSGPMADRAPTENELEIAKTLGRRIAEITRKVRGS, encoded by the coding sequence ATGGCAAAAAATAAAATGAATATTCTTGTAGTGTTCTACAGCATGACGGGGAATGTTGCAAAGCTTGCAAAGGCAGTAGCGGAAGGAGCAAGAAGCGTCAGGGATACGGAAGTAAGGATTAGGCAGGTTGAAGAGCTTGTTCCGAGAGAAAAGTGGAATGACGTGATGAAAAAGGTAAAAGAGGAACTTGAGGAGATTCCAATAGCCACAATGGATGACCTGGATTGGGCTGATGGCATAGCATTCGGGACTCCCACGAGATACGGCAACATGTCAGCGCAGATGAAACAATATATTGACCAGACAGGCGGACTCTGGCTTAAAGGGGCACTGGAAAACAAGGTGGCAGGTATATTCACAAGCACGAGCACCCAGCACGGCGGTCAGGAAACTACCATAATAACCTCCATGGTGCCGCTCTTCCATCTTGGCATGATAATCGTGGGAATTCCTTATTCTGAGCAAAGGCTGTTTGCAATGGATCCTGTCAGCGGCGGCTCACCCTACGGCGCATCTTCGGTTTCAGGACCAATGGCAGACAGGGCGCCTACTGAGAATGAGCTTGAAATTGCGAAAACCCTCGGCAGGAGAATAGCTGAGATTACAAGGAAAGTAAGAGGTTCATAA
- the hypA gene encoding hydrogenase maturation nickel metallochaperone HypA, producing the protein MHEISIAGAIVDSVLDAAKKNNAKKVNEVFLEIGELTALNPMQLKFIFETITAGTVAEGAKYNIQVIKTLIECKKCSYKGPIEFFERLHFFLPVIKCPECGEIDVDIIAGRECCVKKIKIT; encoded by the coding sequence ATGCATGAGATATCGATTGCCGGGGCTATTGTTGATTCTGTGCTTGATGCAGCGAAGAAAAATAATGCAAAAAAAGTGAACGAGGTATTCCTTGAAATAGGGGAGCTTACCGCGCTCAACCCTATGCAATTGAAGTTCATTTTTGAAACGATAACCGCCGGTACTGTGGCAGAGGGAGCGAAGTACAATATCCAGGTTATCAAGACGTTGATAGAATGCAAAAAATGTTCATATAAAGGTCCAATCGAATTCTTTGAGAGGCTTCATTTTTTCCTGCCTGTAATAAAGTGTCCTGAATGCGGGGAAATCGATGTGGATATCATCGCGGGACGGGAGTGCTGCGTCAAGAAAATAAAAATTACCTGA
- a CDS encoding ABC transporter permease codes for MSSADFLYEGITKAFELIFSANPYILSITGVSIKVSGSAIILATLTAIPLAFALTFLHFRGRQALITLINTGMGLPSVFVGLFVFLMIVPAGPLGFLKMFYTQEAMILAQYILVTPIITGISLAAIKAVPQPIIETVYTLGGNEKDAAVAILREARFGIITAVLAGLGRALAEVGAILIVGGNIAGTGSIGGIGEGVSRTRTLTTAITLETGKGDFSTSIALGIILISLVLSVNLLANFFQRKD; via the coding sequence ATGAGCAGTGCTGACTTCCTGTATGAGGGGATTACAAAGGCGTTTGAGCTGATATTCAGCGCAAATCCATATATCCTGAGCATAACAGGCGTCTCAATAAAAGTATCCGGCTCTGCTATCATACTTGCAACCCTGACTGCCATCCCCCTGGCATTTGCATTGACTTTTTTGCACTTCAGGGGCAGGCAGGCGCTGATTACGCTTATCAATACAGGTATGGGGCTGCCATCCGTTTTTGTTGGACTCTTTGTTTTTTTGATGATTGTGCCTGCAGGTCCTCTTGGGTTCCTTAAAATGTTTTATACGCAGGAAGCCATGATTTTAGCTCAGTACATACTGGTCACGCCCATAATAACAGGCATATCCCTTGCTGCAATAAAAGCAGTTCCTCAACCGATAATCGAGACTGTTTATACGCTCGGCGGCAACGAAAAAGACGCTGCGGTCGCGATTTTGAGAGAGGCAAGATTCGGCATCATCACAGCCGTACTTGCCGGACTCGGGAGGGCGCTTGCAGAGGTGGGCGCAATTCTCATTGTAGGGGGTAACATAGCTGGAACAGGAAGTATAGGCGGAATAGGGGAAGGAGTATCGCGCACGCGAACACTTACTACTGCTATAACCTTAGAGACAGGTAAAGGTGATTTTTCAACATCCATTGCCCTTGGGATTATACTTATTTCACTTGTCCTTTCTGTGAATCTCCTGGCAAACTTCTTCCAGAGGAAGGATTGA
- a CDS encoding amino acid permease, with product MEFKRSLGLFDALAIGIGAIIGAGIFVVTGISAGLAGPALLLSLLIGACISGFTALSFAELAALIPKEGGGYEFAHELISPFAGFISGWLWLVSNLVVGAVVSLGFASYLAIFIPSLPVNATAALACLVITLINYLGARESSLLNDVLVVIKLLILAFFIALGIGAVSPGNFSPFMPNGGYGVMQGAAIIFFAYSGFARVTLISEEVKNPRKTIPLAIILALGISTVIYMLVSFVAVGLVGYHELAASGSPLASAAQSESKNAALLISIGALVATLSVLLTTLLGLSRISFAMARNHDLPAFFAKLHPKRATPYNTILVFGLVMTIFAAFTDLLRAASISNFAMLLYYAIANYAALKIEKPVYPRIIPVLGLITSIILLFFLARDAWVIGGIALLSGIVFYHIGKVGKNSLEDLNRLKLI from the coding sequence ATGGAATTCAAGCGGTCACTCGGTTTATTCGACGCGCTGGCTATCGGGATTGGCGCTATCATCGGCGCAGGCATATTCGTGGTGACCGGCATATCAGCTGGTCTTGCTGGTCCTGCGCTTCTTTTATCCCTGCTGATCGGGGCGTGTATTTCCGGCTTCACTGCCCTGAGTTTTGCAGAACTGGCGGCGCTAATCCCGAAAGAAGGCGGAGGTTATGAGTTCGCCCATGAACTCATCTCGCCTTTTGCAGGCTTTATCTCTGGGTGGCTCTGGCTTGTTTCCAATCTTGTGGTAGGCGCAGTGGTGAGCCTCGGGTTTGCAAGCTACCTTGCAATATTCATTCCCTCCCTTCCCGTGAATGCGACGGCTGCGCTTGCATGTCTTGTCATAACGCTGATAAATTATCTTGGCGCCCGCGAATCAAGCCTTTTAAATGATGTTCTGGTAGTGATAAAGCTATTAATCCTGGCTTTTTTTATTGCCCTCGGCATTGGCGCGGTTTCGCCTGGCAATTTTTCACCTTTTATGCCCAACGGAGGATACGGGGTGATGCAGGGCGCAGCCATCATATTCTTTGCCTATTCAGGCTTTGCGAGGGTGACGCTCATAAGCGAGGAAGTGAAGAATCCCAGAAAGACCATTCCGCTTGCGATAATCCTTGCCCTCGGGATATCGACTGTTATATACATGCTTGTTAGTTTTGTTGCTGTGGGTCTTGTGGGATACCATGAGCTTGCAGCTTCTGGTTCACCCCTTGCCTCTGCGGCTCAATCTGAGAGCAAGAATGCTGCCCTGCTTATTTCCATAGGTGCACTCGTGGCTACCCTGAGCGTGCTTCTGACCACGCTTCTGGGATTATCGCGCATTTCTTTTGCTATGGCAAGAAACCATGATCTGCCTGCCTTCTTTGCAAAGCTGCATCCGAAAAGAGCCACTCCCTACAACACAATACTTGTTTTTGGGCTTGTCATGACAATCTTTGCAGCATTTACAGACCTCTTGCGGGCAGCTTCCATCTCCAACTTTGCAATGCTTTTGTATTATGCCATTGCGAACTATGCTGCGCTTAAAATAGAAAAACCCGTGTATCCACGCATAATTCCTGTTCTTGGGTTAATAACCAGCATCATACTGCTGTTTTTCCTTGCAAGGGATGCCTGGGTAATAGGAGGAATAGCCCTTTTATCAGGAATAGTATTCTATCACATTGGAAAAGTCGGAAAGAATTCGCTGGAAGATTTAAATCGTCTGAAGTTGATTTAG
- a CDS encoding NAD(P)H-dependent oxidoreductase translates to MNKQITILGFAGSLRKGSYNKALLRAALELLPENAKLEIYDLEGIPPYNMDTENRMPEKVREFKAKIRAADALLIATPEHNYSMPGVLKNAIDWASRPYGDNSFEGKPAAIMSASPGMLGGVKAQFHLRQTFVFLDVRAVNRPEVVVTFAGEKIDDKGRVTDEKTREKIKELLDALVAWTVIKKE, encoded by the coding sequence ATGAACAAACAGATAACAATTCTCGGTTTTGCGGGCAGTTTGCGTAAGGGTTCCTACAATAAAGCGCTGTTGCGTGCAGCTCTGGAATTATTACCAGAAAATGCAAAACTTGAAATCTATGATCTTGAAGGAATTCCCCCTTATAATATGGATACAGAGAATAGAATGCCGGAAAAAGTCAGGGAATTCAAAGCAAAAATTAGAGCGGCTGACGCGCTATTAATCGCTACACCTGAACATAACTATTCGATGCCTGGCGTTCTTAAAAATGCCATCGACTGGGCTTCCCGTCCATACGGAGACAATTCCTTTGAAGGAAAACCTGCAGCTATTATGAGCGCCTCCCCCGGGATGCTGGGAGGGGTGAAAGCGCAGTTCCATCTGCGGCAGACGTTCGTTTTCCTCGATGTACGTGCAGTTAACAGACCTGAAGTCGTTGTAACCTTTGCAGGCGAGAAAATTGATGATAAAGGCAGAGTAACAGACGAGAAAACCAGGGAAAAAATTAAGGAATTGCTTGATGCCTTGGTTGCATGGACTGTAATAAAAAAGGAATAA